In Rubrivirga marina, the following are encoded in one genomic region:
- a CDS encoding glucoamylase family protein, producing the protein MRRLFPLLALLAVAACAPSAPVATPPGPSASSVEAAPLAYELSPEEEAFLDTLQHRTFRWFWETTPENGLVHDRYPSRDFSSVAAIGFGLPAYGIGAERGYVTRAEAAERTLTTLRTLYEAPQGPEQVGTAGHRGYFYHFLEYDDATRFRNVELSTIDTALLMGGVLFSREYFDGDTEAERAIRAYSDSLYQRVEWPWVRNEGATVLSMGWHPESEYIPAEWKGYNEGMILYLLGLGSPTHPLDPDTWTAWTDTYEWEEFYGYEHVNFTPLFGHQYSHLFVDFRSIQDQWMRDKSAELGEPYDYFENSRRGTLSQRAYAIDNPGGWADYSAEIWGLTASDGPSDQAVEVDGETRQFHTYWARGASADHINDDGTLAPTATGGSIPFAPDITIAALMAMAERYPDLWTEDYGFRDAVNPTFVFEDVPIKRNSEVTPYGWVDHDYLGIDQGPILIMAENFRSGLVWETLKESPYLVHGLRRAGFQGGWLSGAEVEMPAPIDFPETAEASQPNEDRLLVVVLGSSTAEGTGPSHRDSTWVNRFREYLEGVDVRFDVLNLARGGYSTFHLAPAGTAAPDHIRGAPDPQRNIDAALARDPDAIVINLPSNDAASGVDTETQLANFAAMVARAEAAGVPVWITTTQPRGLDPEWIAVQEEVRDALLATYGDRAIDFWSGFADADGAQAQRWDSGDDVHYNDPAHRIFFERVRDAGVAATVLAAN; encoded by the coding sequence ATGCGCCGCCTCTTCCCGCTCCTCGCCCTGCTGGCGGTCGCCGCCTGCGCGCCGTCGGCGCCGGTCGCGACCCCGCCGGGCCCCTCCGCCTCGAGCGTCGAGGCGGCCCCCCTCGCCTACGAGCTCTCGCCCGAGGAGGAGGCGTTCCTCGACACGCTCCAGCACCGGACGTTCCGCTGGTTCTGGGAGACGACGCCCGAGAACGGGCTCGTCCACGACCGCTACCCGAGCCGCGACTTTTCGAGCGTCGCCGCCATCGGGTTCGGGCTGCCGGCCTACGGGATCGGCGCCGAGCGCGGCTACGTCACGCGCGCCGAGGCCGCCGAGCGGACGCTCACGACGCTCCGCACGCTCTACGAGGCGCCGCAGGGCCCCGAGCAGGTCGGCACGGCCGGCCACCGCGGCTACTTCTACCACTTCCTCGAGTACGACGACGCCACGCGCTTCCGCAACGTCGAGCTTTCGACGATCGACACGGCCCTGCTCATGGGCGGCGTCCTGTTCTCGCGCGAGTACTTCGACGGCGACACCGAGGCGGAGCGGGCCATCCGCGCCTACTCCGACTCGCTCTACCAACGCGTCGAGTGGCCCTGGGTGCGGAACGAGGGCGCGACGGTCCTCTCGATGGGCTGGCACCCCGAGAGCGAGTACATCCCGGCCGAGTGGAAGGGCTACAACGAGGGGATGATCCTCTACCTCCTCGGCCTCGGCTCCCCGACGCACCCGCTCGACCCGGACACCTGGACGGCCTGGACGGATACCTACGAGTGGGAGGAGTTCTACGGCTACGAGCACGTCAACTTTACGCCGCTCTTCGGGCATCAGTACTCCCACCTGTTCGTCGATTTCCGCAGCATTCAAGACCAGTGGATGCGCGACAAGAGCGCCGAACTGGGCGAGCCCTACGACTACTTCGAGAACAGCCGGCGCGGGACGCTCAGCCAGCGGGCCTACGCCATCGACAACCCCGGCGGCTGGGCCGACTACTCGGCCGAGATCTGGGGGCTCACGGCGAGCGACGGCCCGAGCGACCAGGCCGTCGAGGTTGACGGCGAGACGCGCCAGTTCCACACCTACTGGGCCCGCGGCGCCAGCGCCGACCACATCAACGACGACGGGACGCTCGCGCCGACGGCCACGGGCGGCTCCATCCCGTTCGCCCCGGACATCACGATCGCGGCGCTCATGGCGATGGCCGAGCGCTACCCGGATCTGTGGACCGAGGACTACGGCTTCCGCGACGCGGTCAACCCGACGTTCGTGTTCGAGGACGTCCCGATCAAGCGGAACTCGGAGGTCACGCCGTACGGCTGGGTCGACCACGATTATCTGGGCATCGACCAGGGGCCGATCCTCATCATGGCCGAGAACTTCCGGTCGGGGCTCGTTTGGGAGACGCTCAAGGAGAGCCCGTACCTCGTCCACGGCCTCCGGCGCGCCGGCTTCCAGGGCGGCTGGCTGAGCGGGGCGGAGGTCGAGATGCCCGCGCCCATCGACTTCCCGGAGACGGCCGAGGCGTCGCAGCCGAATGAGGACCGCCTGCTCGTCGTCGTCCTCGGCTCGTCGACGGCCGAGGGGACCGGGCCGTCGCATCGGGACAGCACGTGGGTCAACCGCTTCCGCGAGTACCTCGAGGGCGTCGACGTGCGGTTCGACGTGCTGAACCTCGCGCGCGGCGGCTACTCGACGTTCCACCTCGCCCCGGCCGGCACCGCGGCGCCGGACCACATCCGCGGCGCGCCGGACCCGCAGCGCAACATCGACGCGGCCCTCGCGCGCGACCCGGACGCCATCGTCATCAACCTCCCGTCGAACGACGCGGCCTCCGGCGTCGACACCGAGACACAGCTCGCCAACTTTGCCGCGATGGTGGCCCGCGCTGAGGCCGCCGGGGTCCCAGTCTGGATCACGACGACGCAGCCCCGCGGCCTTGACCCCGAGTGGATCGCCGTCCAGGAGGAGGTCCGCGACGCCCTCCTCGCGACCTACGGCGACCGCGCCATCGACTTCTGGTCCGGCTTCGCCGACGCCGACGGGGCCCAGGCCCAGCGCTGGGACTCCGGCGACGACGTCCACTACAACGACCCCGCCCACCGCATCTTCTTCGAGCGCGTCCGCGACGCCGGCGTCGCCGCGACCGTGCTCGCCGCCAACTGA
- a CDS encoding sugar ABC transporter substrate-binding protein — protein MTLRPLLLLLGVALGSLGGCAEADEGEVVLEFWAMGAEGEKVQPLIERFEAEHPGIRVEVQQQPWTSVHEKLLTAFAGRSTPDVSQFGNTWVAEMQALGALEDLTPYVHRSEAVDEGDYFGGIWDTNVIDGRLWGVPWYVDTRILFYRTDLFAEAGYDAMPTTWDGWLEAMRAVQAVQPDGGYPILLPVNEFEPPLILGLNTAELLRDGGRYGNFASPAFREAFAFYVGLYREGLAPATSGTEISNLYQEFDRGRFASTITGPWNIGEFQRRLTEHPDDWGTAPIPGPTAGTPGVSVAGGASLVIFEASEHKAEAWELVEFLSRPEVQIEFNRLTGDLPPRASAWEASGLADDRYARAFFEQLGRVRPTPKIPEQERIAQTIRTYGEAAARGQMTIDEALAALDADVDRILEKRRWLLDREAEG, from the coding sequence ATGACCCTCCGCCCGCTCCTGCTCCTCCTCGGCGTCGCGCTCGGCTCCCTCGGTGGGTGCGCCGAGGCGGACGAGGGCGAGGTCGTGCTCGAGTTCTGGGCGATGGGGGCGGAAGGCGAAAAAGTCCAGCCGCTCATCGAGCGGTTCGAGGCCGAGCACCCCGGCATCCGCGTCGAGGTCCAGCAGCAGCCGTGGACGTCGGTCCACGAGAAGCTCCTGACGGCGTTCGCCGGCCGCTCGACGCCCGACGTCTCGCAGTTCGGCAACACGTGGGTCGCCGAGATGCAGGCGCTCGGGGCGCTGGAGGACCTGACGCCGTACGTCCATCGGTCGGAGGCCGTCGACGAGGGCGACTACTTCGGCGGGATCTGGGACACCAACGTCATCGACGGCCGGCTGTGGGGCGTCCCGTGGTACGTCGACACGCGGATCCTCTTCTACCGGACCGACCTGTTCGCCGAGGCCGGCTACGACGCGATGCCGACGACGTGGGACGGCTGGCTGGAAGCGATGCGCGCCGTGCAGGCCGTCCAGCCCGACGGCGGGTACCCGATCCTGCTGCCCGTCAACGAGTTCGAGCCGCCGCTCATCCTCGGGCTCAACACCGCCGAGCTCCTCCGCGACGGCGGGCGCTATGGCAACTTCGCGAGCCCCGCGTTCCGCGAGGCGTTCGCCTTCTACGTCGGCCTCTACCGCGAGGGCCTGGCGCCGGCCACGTCGGGGACCGAGATCTCGAACCTCTACCAGGAGTTCGACCGCGGCCGGTTCGCGAGCACCATCACGGGCCCCTGGAACATCGGCGAGTTCCAACGTCGGCTGACCGAGCACCCGGACGACTGGGGCACGGCGCCCATCCCCGGCCCGACGGCCGGCACGCCGGGCGTGTCGGTGGCCGGCGGCGCGAGCCTCGTCATCTTCGAGGCGTCCGAGCACAAGGCCGAGGCGTGGGAGCTCGTCGAGTTCCTGTCGCGGCCCGAGGTCCAGATCGAGTTCAACCGGCTGACGGGCGACCTCCCGCCGCGGGCGTCGGCGTGGGAGGCCTCGGGGCTCGCGGACGACCGGTACGCGCGGGCCTTTTTCGAGCAGCTCGGGCGCGTCCGCCCCACGCCCAAGATCCCGGAGCAGGAGCGGATCGCGCAGACCATCCGGACCTACGGCGAGGCCGCCGCCCGCGGCCAGATGACGATCGACGAGGCCCTCGCCGCGCTCGACGCGGATGTCGATCGGATCCTCGAGAAGCGCCGCTGGCTCCTCGACCGCGAGGCAGAGGGATGA
- a CDS encoding carbohydrate ABC transporter permease produces the protein MSTVTHTDEDLATTLGPPAAPVSAPRRTDPGRTDPGRGWRPSLPESAASRAALFFIAPSLLVIGAFFFLPVAAALALSLTDFDLYALADPGTARFVGLKNYVELAGDPDFWQALRNTAYFVVVGGPLSVAVSLGAALLVSSKLTRWKGLWRTVFFAPVVTTLVAVAVVWRYLYNAEYGLLNSALGAVGIEGVDWLGDPAWAMPAIIGLAVWKNFGYNMIIFVAGLAGVPEELYEAAELDGAGWWARFRHITVPELAPTFLFVGVITMIGYFQLFAEPYVMTEGGPLRATVSVVYLMYEEGFKWWNLGYASAVAFVLFALMMVGTLIQLRLQRSDP, from the coding sequence ATGAGCACCGTCACCCACACCGACGAGGACCTCGCCACGACGCTCGGCCCGCCGGCTGCGCCCGTCTCGGCGCCGAGGCGGACGGACCCGGGGCGGACGGATCCCGGCCGCGGGTGGCGGCCGTCGCTGCCTGAGAGCGCCGCCAGCCGCGCGGCCCTGTTCTTCATCGCGCCGTCGCTCCTCGTCATCGGGGCGTTCTTCTTCCTGCCCGTCGCCGCCGCGCTCGCGCTCAGCCTCACCGACTTCGACCTTTACGCGCTCGCCGACCCCGGCACGGCGCGGTTCGTCGGGCTCAAGAACTACGTCGAGCTCGCGGGCGACCCCGACTTCTGGCAGGCCCTCCGGAATACGGCCTACTTCGTGGTCGTCGGCGGGCCGCTGTCGGTCGCCGTCTCGCTCGGCGCCGCGCTCCTCGTGAGCTCGAAGCTGACGCGGTGGAAAGGGTTGTGGCGGACGGTCTTCTTCGCGCCCGTCGTCACGACGCTCGTGGCCGTGGCGGTCGTCTGGCGGTACCTCTACAACGCCGAGTACGGGCTCCTCAACTCGGCGCTCGGCGCGGTCGGGATCGAGGGCGTCGACTGGCTGGGCGACCCGGCGTGGGCGATGCCGGCGATCATCGGGCTGGCCGTGTGGAAGAACTTCGGCTACAACATGATCATCTTCGTGGCCGGGCTGGCGGGCGTGCCGGAGGAGCTCTACGAGGCGGCCGAGCTTGACGGCGCCGGGTGGTGGGCGCGGTTCCGCCACATCACGGTCCCGGAGCTCGCGCCGACGTTCCTGTTCGTCGGCGTCATCACGATGATCGGGTACTTCCAGCTGTTCGCCGAGCCCTACGTCATGACCGAGGGCGGGCCGCTCCGGGCGACGGTCAGCGTGGTGTACCTGATGTACGAGGAAGGCTTCAAGTGGTGGAATCTGGGCTACGCCTCGGCCGTCGCCTTCGTCCTGTTCGCCCTGATGATGGTCGGGACGCTCATCCAGCTCCGCCTCCAGCGGTCCGACCCGTGA
- a CDS encoding carbohydrate ABC transporter permease, whose amino-acid sequence MNRRLATTLLHGALLVGAALTAFPLLWMVSASLMPTGEASTFPPPLLPSAPTVEHYLALFARADMGRYLLNSALVATAVTLVSLFINSLAGYAFAKLRFRGRERLFKALLAALVIPAQVAMLPLFLEMRALGLVNSYAGVIVPAAASIFGIFLIRQFALSIPDSLLEAARIDGATEFEIYWRVALPLLRPVLVTLALFTFMGSWNDFMWPLIVLTDDDLYTLPVALATLTRERVQDNEFMMAGAVVTTLPVLVVFLALQRQYVRGIMLGGVKG is encoded by the coding sequence ATGAACCGCCGCCTCGCCACGACGCTTCTCCACGGCGCGCTCCTCGTGGGCGCGGCGCTCACGGCGTTCCCGCTCCTGTGGATGGTCTCGGCGTCGCTCATGCCGACCGGCGAGGCGAGCACGTTCCCGCCGCCGCTTCTCCCGAGCGCACCGACGGTCGAGCACTACCTCGCCCTGTTCGCACGGGCCGACATGGGGCGGTACCTCCTCAACAGCGCGCTCGTGGCGACGGCCGTCACGCTCGTGTCGCTGTTCATCAACTCGCTGGCGGGCTACGCCTTCGCGAAGCTCCGCTTCCGGGGCCGCGAGCGGCTGTTCAAGGCGCTCCTGGCCGCGCTCGTGATTCCGGCGCAGGTGGCAATGCTCCCGCTCTTCCTCGAGATGCGCGCGCTGGGCCTCGTCAACTCGTACGCCGGCGTGATCGTCCCGGCGGCGGCCAGCATCTTCGGCATCTTCCTCATCCGCCAGTTCGCGCTGTCGATCCCCGACAGCCTCCTCGAGGCGGCCCGGATCGACGGGGCGACGGAGTTCGAGATCTACTGGCGCGTGGCGCTCCCGCTCCTCCGGCCCGTCCTCGTGACGCTGGCCCTGTTCACGTTCATGGGCTCGTGGAACGACTTCATGTGGCCCCTCATCGTCCTCACCGACGACGACCTGTACACGCTGCCCGTCGCGCTCGCGACGCTCACGCGTGAGCGGGTCCAGGACAACGAGTTCATGATGGCCGGGGCCGTCGTGACCACGCTGCCCGTCCTCGTCGTCTTCCTCGCCCTCCAGCGCCAGTACGTCCGCGGCATCATGCTCGGCGGCGTCAAGGGCTGA